In Aegilops tauschii subsp. strangulata cultivar AL8/78 chromosome 3, Aet v6.0, whole genome shotgun sequence, one genomic interval encodes:
- the LOC141042629 gene encoding uncharacterized protein: MEFVKDYAVRNDDQKIVALDVEFTWPRGPTHMVAMVQLCISIYVLVYHIGLADEHCGLLVAILLDEEYTFVGVDINNDQKKLKRVGLVVRNFVDIQNMWRVPDPVTIKQKYGLADYASSIIHHGYNKMKDAITEDDNHIWAEAPLPLKNIYYASRDA; this comes from the exons ATGGAGTTCGTGAAAGATTATGCTGTCAGG AACGACGACCAAAAGATAGTTGCACTGGATGTGGAATTCACCTGGCCTCGTGGTCCGACACATATGGTTGCCATGGTCCAGTTATGCATTAGCATCTACGTCCTCGTGTACCACATAGGCCTTGCTGATGAGCACTGCGGCCTGCTTGTCGCCATCTTGCTCGACGAGGAGTACACCTTTGTTGGGGTGGACATCAACAATGACCAGAAAAAACTCAAGCGCGTTGGTCTGGTGGTACGAAACTTTGTGGATATCCAGAATATGTGGAGAGTGCCTGATCCAGTGACGATTAAGCAAAAGTATGGCTTGGCTGACTACGCTAGTTCCATCATCCACCACGGCTACAACAAGATGAAAGATGCTATCACAGAAGATGACAACCATATATGGGCAGAAGCACCCTTGCCCTTGAAGAACATCTATTATGCTTCCAGGGACGCGTAA